Proteins co-encoded in one Actinomadura luteofluorescens genomic window:
- a CDS encoding class I SAM-dependent methyltransferase encodes MMTGDYWNHNTHYHGVVLRSVPRGCGEALDVGCGDGLLVRRLAPRAAHVTGLDRSPEMVAEAARASEGFGNVDFVEAGLLEYDLPEDFYDFVCSVAAIHHMDFVKSLTAMRGALRPGGTLIVIGLANNKGPRDRAYSAAGLPAHYFHRLRNRRRAGSPDAPVMDPDMTWGEVRDEALRLLPGAVFRRHLLWRYSLVWRKPR; translated from the coding sequence ATGATGACCGGCGACTACTGGAACCACAACACGCACTACCACGGCGTCGTGCTGCGCAGCGTGCCGCGCGGGTGCGGGGAGGCGCTGGACGTCGGCTGCGGTGACGGCCTGCTGGTGCGCCGCCTCGCGCCCCGGGCGGCGCACGTCACCGGGCTCGACCGGTCGCCGGAGATGGTCGCCGAGGCGGCGCGGGCGAGCGAGGGCTTCGGCAACGTCGACTTCGTCGAAGCGGGCCTTCTCGAATACGACCTGCCGGAGGACTTCTACGACTTCGTCTGCAGTGTCGCCGCGATCCACCACATGGACTTCGTCAAGAGCCTGACGGCGATGCGCGGCGCCCTCAGGCCGGGCGGCACCCTGATCGTCATCGGGCTGGCGAACAACAAGGGGCCGCGCGACCGGGCGTACTCGGCGGCCGGCCTGCCGGCGCACTACTTCCACCGGCTCCGCAACCGGCGGCGGGCGGGCAGCCCGGACGCCCCGGTCATGGACCCCGACATGACGTGGGGCGAGGTCCGGGACGAGGCGCTGCGGCTGCTGCCCGGGGCCGTGTTCCGCCGGCACCTGCTGTGGCGCTACTCCCTCGTGTGGCGAAAGCCGCGCTGA
- a CDS encoding VOC family protein: MDVLSSRILLRSGDPARTQRFYRDVLGLAVYREFGPAGSPGVVFFLGPGLLEVSGHGAGETGSSPMLWLQVRDVRAEHERLAAAGALVTREPREEAWGLVEMWIEDPDGVKIVIVEVPEGHPLRLDPRT, translated from the coding sequence ATGGACGTACTGAGCAGCCGCATCCTGCTTCGCTCCGGCGATCCGGCGCGCACCCAGCGCTTCTACCGCGACGTGCTGGGCCTCGCCGTGTACCGGGAGTTCGGCCCGGCCGGCTCTCCCGGCGTGGTGTTCTTCCTCGGCCCGGGCTTGCTGGAGGTGTCGGGGCACGGCGCCGGCGAGACCGGGTCGTCGCCGATGCTCTGGCTCCAGGTCCGCGACGTCCGGGCCGAGCACGAGCGGCTCGCGGCCGCCGGCGCCCTCGTCACGCGGGAGCCGCGGGAGGAGGCGTGGGGACTGGTCGAGATGTGGATCGAGGACCCCGACGGCGTCAAGATCGTTATTGTGGAGGTCCCGGAGGGGCACCCCCTCCGCCTCGACCCGCGCACCTGA
- a CDS encoding NAD(P)-dependent oxidoreductase, translating into MTQVAVLGTGIMGAAMARNLLRNGHGVAAWNRTAARAEPLAADGAAVATSPAEAVRGADVVITMLNDAETALAVMDDAASALRDGQVWAQMGTVGVADVPALARFAAGHGLTFVDSPVQGTKQPAEQGKLIILAAGPQDARKALEPVFGAVGGRTVWLDEDGASGAGTRLKLAAVSYAISLTSVVAESVALAKGLGLDPSLLGEVLTGGPLDSPYLQTKMKAMLDGDFEPSFAVRNAEKNTRLIHDSAEAAGVRVDVNDAAGERFRRAIEQGHGDEDMAATYRASFAD; encoded by the coding sequence ATGACTCAGGTCGCAGTGCTCGGCACCGGGATCATGGGCGCGGCGATGGCCCGCAACCTGCTGCGGAACGGCCACGGGGTCGCCGCCTGGAACCGCACGGCCGCCCGCGCTGAGCCGCTCGCCGCCGACGGAGCCGCCGTCGCGACCTCACCCGCCGAGGCCGTCCGGGGCGCCGACGTCGTCATCACCATGCTGAACGACGCCGAGACGGCCCTGGCGGTGATGGACGACGCCGCGTCCGCGCTGCGCGACGGGCAGGTCTGGGCGCAGATGGGCACGGTCGGCGTCGCGGACGTGCCCGCGCTCGCCCGGTTCGCCGCCGGCCACGGGCTGACGTTCGTCGACTCCCCCGTCCAGGGCACCAAGCAGCCCGCCGAGCAGGGCAAGCTGATCATTCTCGCCGCCGGGCCGCAGGACGCGCGCAAGGCCCTGGAGCCGGTCTTCGGCGCGGTCGGCGGCAGGACGGTGTGGCTGGACGAGGACGGCGCGAGCGGCGCGGGCACCCGCCTCAAGCTGGCCGCCGTGAGCTACGCCATCTCGCTGACCTCGGTCGTCGCCGAGTCGGTCGCGCTGGCGAAGGGCCTCGGGCTCGACCCGTCCCTGCTCGGCGAGGTCCTCACCGGCGGCCCGCTCGACAGCCCCTACCTGCAGACCAAGATGAAGGCGATGCTCGACGGCGACTTCGAGCCGAGCTTCGCCGTCCGCAACGCGGAGAAGAACACCAGGCTCATCCACGACTCCGCCGAGGCCGCGGGCGTCCGCGTCGACGTGAACGACGCGGCGGGCGAGCGGTTCCGGCGGGCCATCGAGCAGGGGCACGGCGACGAGGACATGGCCGCCACCTACCGCGCCAGCTTCGCGGACTGA